A region of the Leopardus geoffroyi isolate Oge1 chromosome C2, O.geoffroyi_Oge1_pat1.0, whole genome shotgun sequence genome:
aactttccttttcatttgaagctccttctgcttcctcctctcctgaACCTACTCAAACCTGCCCCTTTCAAGTTAAGTCTTCTAAAGATCTAAATAGACCCCACATTTCTTATATTCCCTGGACTAAGGCTGAATTCAGAGTAAAAGAGTTTCCTAAAGTCACCGAGAACACCCATAGGTTTGCTGAAGAATTTAACGTAATTAGCCAAACGTTACCAACCAGGTTTCTCAACTGGTCACATGCTTGTTGGTGAGGGCCAGGCAAAACATTGGATGAAACTAGCTCGGCAGGAACATCTTGAACAGGATATAAAGAACAGACCCTGAACTTCTGCTACGATACTCGCTGGAAATGTCCACTGAGCAAGGACAGTGGCTTTTCCTAAGCCCGTTGATTGGAACAAAATTCAGGGTTGTATACAAAGGCCTGATGAATCTGTTCATAATAATTGCAGCCAGctcaaaaatgtctttaaagaaaaCTTCTGGTCTTCCTTTAGATGTGAGTCCACCTGGGTAGCATTTCAGTCTGTGTTTCTTACTGGGCTGATTTGGGATCTTTCCCTTTTAGTCAAAAGGACCAGGATAGCATGGGAAACTATGGCCACTCCAGATTTAACAGACCTGGAAAACCAGCTTGGGGTCACCCTAGATGAATCACCTATAGGAAGGACCTACTGAAATTTTTAATGTGCAGCCAATGAAGGCCCCAAAACAGAACCGGAAGTGTAATTCCTGCTACTGTTGCAAGGTATCAGGACTTTGGGAAAGAGACTGTAACACATGGAAGCACTTCATGCACCTTAGCCCACTAGCCAACTTTTCCCATGTCCTCCTGATTCCCAGTGGTGGGGCTCTGAGGAACTATAAGGGCTGTTCCCAGTCTTCCCTCTTCATCAGCTTGGGCAAAGCATCTCCAGATTGGGAATGAATCTCTCTCTATCCTTATTGGCACAGGATCTACACTCTCATTGCTTAACCCCGCTGCTATAAAGCAGCTCCACCACCTCGAGTACTAAAACAATTGAAATAGAGGGATCTCTAATAAACTTTAACAGGTTCCTGTCTCTGAACCTTTTCCTTTGCGTCTCACCCCTTGCACAGATACACACCCTTTTCTTCTTAGTTCCCCTGCCCCTATCCATTTCTTGCACTCAGTTTTGTTGGAAACGTATCATACCAGAATTACTCccagaaaagggaagggattCTAGAGTTTGACAGTCATAACCAAAATCACCAACAAGGGAAAATAAGTGACCCTTGGGCACCTTTCCTATGCGGGTTCTCTGAGGGCACTATAGCTGAGTCTGAGGGTGCTGTTAATCTATTCCTATTGGATCAGCTATCATCCTCTTATGGGTAAAACCATCAACCCATATGGGCAGAATCCACAGTGTACATCCCATCAAGATTCACATAGGTCCCTCAAACCTCTCCCCTAAATTAATCAACACCCTACAAATAGAGAAGCCCTTCAAGGCATCAAGCCCATAATAGATTACAAGGCTCAAGAGTCTCATCCCCTGCACAAGTCATTGTAACAGACCTGTTTTACctgtaaacaacagaaaaaacaaacaaccaaaaaaccctaACCGCTGAGGATGGAGGTTTGTCCAAAACCCCAGAGCAACCAATAACATTGTTAACCTCAGCACCCTATTTGTCCCCACCCACGAACAAACGTACTGACATCCATTGCCGCTGAAGGCAAATTTTTCACTGTAATAGCCCTATGCAGTACAGTTTTTATGATTCTAGTTGATAAGGACAGCCAATCTCTTTTCGCCTTCACTTGGGAAGAATGGCAATGCACAGGGACAGTAATGTCCCAGGGCTACACAGAGAGTCCTTTCTGTTTTGACACACGGTTAGAGGCTGATTTGGATGATAGTAAGTTTTCTGCAGGCTCTCCTGTGTCTCAGCCTGTAGATGATTTGCTTCTCTGTTCACCTTCTCAACCGTCTTCACAGGAAGATCGCATCTACCTGTTAAAACTTGGGCCATAAAGAGACATAAGGTCTCCAGGGAAACCAGTGCAGTTAACCCAGACTCAGGTCAGAAACTTAATGCATGAGATCTTGAAATGAGAACTGTATTTGGACTCCGAGGATTTGGCATTGCTAGCAACTGACAGGTTACCTTTTGACTCCCCATGACAATTTACAGGAACCTCCTCTAATCAATGCagattttttatggtttcctgaTGGCTCCTATTTAAAGGATGGTAATGGTAAAATATCATGCTGCATAGGCTATTACAACTCCCTTAGCGGTCACTTCATTCTTAAAAGACTTTTGGGAGTAAGTGAGCACTCGAAGAGTACAGAGAATAACCAGAAAGGAAATGACTGAAGAAGCAGCGTCTCTTAGGAAGGGTTGCAATGGCTCAGAAATGACAGCCGAGTCTCTTTTGAAGAGCTGGAATGGAGAAGGTGGGGACAAACCCAAAGGACAACTGTTAGGATCTGGTCAGTGATAATCAGGAGGTGGGCATAGTGAGCTCATTTATCATAGTGAGTGGATGGTGGGGTCTGTGACCAGGATGATATTAGGAAAGTACAAGTGTCATCTGGACATGTTTTAGATGTTTAGATGGGGGTGTGTGTAGGGGACTGGAGGGCTGCAAtttgagaagggaagggaggacatcctgaggaaagggagaggcaggaagaaaacGATGTGTTTGGAGTTCTGGGAATGTTCTAGGCAGGTGAAGGATTTTAGGAGGCTCTAAACAAGTTTGGATAGGGACGAGTCCACTAGCCTGAATAAAACCActcagaaggagggaaagggagaagaaagggtcCAGGAAGAGATCCCCAGGGAAGTGcacctgtgaggacacagagccAGAAAAAGGCCTCTGGGAGGAGAGTTTGGAATGAAGAtataaaggagaagaagaagccAGTTGTGAAAGGCCAGTGGGACAGAGGGCACTGCTGAGTGCTGGACACGTGTGTACAGAGTCCTGAGGGGAAGGGCACCTGTCCAGGTGGGGACACAGCAGAGAGGCCGGGGTggctgagcagggagagggagcagggcctGTAGATGCGGTCAGAGAGGCAGGGCCAGATCATTCCAGAAACAGTACCGCTGTAAGTCGTCACAGCTACTTTAGGGTTTCATTAGAGGCAGCAGTTCTGTGCACATGTCTCAGGAACCAAAGAAGTTTGTTTTCATCGTCACTTCTGCTTGAATATGTAAGGGTGTGTGATCATTAGCTGGTAGGGGAGAAGGAGAACAGGTTAATAAGAAGTAGCCATCTGAGAAGATTTCCCCAGTCACCTTAACATTTTTTGTTGTATGTGCAATCTGGTCAATTCTCAGTAATGTGTAGACAGGTGAACAGTTTGTCCCAACTTGTATTATCTGGCTGGTTGATGTTGTGTAGCTTTGTTATTTGGCACCCATTGCAAGAAGCTAAGATGAGGGAGCACAATGGCATTTCTACATATGACTCTTtggtattttttgtgtatttcaaaataagttaaaaattcaTAGAGATGCACAAAGTCCAACACAGAGAATCTTTCAAAAGCCTGGGTAAAGTCCCTGAGAGTCTGACCCATGGCAATGCCAAGGTCCTCTGGCTGGAAAGGCTTGCAACTCCTGGAGGTTTCTGCTCTCCCTGCACGTCCAATCTGACCTCTTTCCCTAGGAAGGCCGTTCTAGAACCCCTCAGAGCTGTAGGCCCCACAGCAGCGCTTCAGACACCCACCCCAACCGCTTCTGGGTAGTCCCCTAAAAGAGGTTTCCTGGCCTAAGAGCTCCAATGTTCTTAACCTCGAAGACGATACCTTCGAAAATGATGCTCTAGTTGTTGACCAACATGTGAGGTCCCTGTACTCCTTCGGCAGGAAGTCATGCAGCGCGCCGATGCTCTGCAGGTCCTTGATGTCCAGCAGGTGGAAGCAGGGGCTCAGGCCCTTGGCCCGGAGCCGCCGCACAGCCGACTGTCCCCACGCCTCATCCAGCACTATGAACATCATGTTGCCCGAGAACTGCAGGCACAGGTTGTACGTGATGGAGAAGCCAATGCCTTGTTGGCCCTGGTCACCAGTGCCACACGGTGTCTAAACACATGGCTGTGTGGAGGGCTAGCGAGGTCCTGTGTGTGGAGCTGATGGTGCTGTGGGCCACACGGAGGGCTAGTGGTGAGGAGGCCTGGCCACAGTCAGAGATGCCAGTAGAACTGTGTTCTGGGACCCAGTGCTGTGATTCCTAGAGCCCAGGCACTGCCTCCGTTCCTCCATGAAAGCAGGGACCAGATGTTCCAGGAGGTTCCCTAATGCTATTCCAGATATGTCCTTCCTGGGGCTGCACTCTGAGCCCAACTAGGATTCTGTCCTCTTAGGATCCCTCCTCTGAGCCAAGCAGTGCTTTGAGAGTACTGATGTGCTTCCCAAAACAAAGGTTGTGGGTGATTGATTAAAAGGATGCTAAAGTTTCATAGCTTTTGAGGGAACAATTTTAGGAGAACCTCTataggagaaaaagagagcaattATCTTGGGAATAGGCctttcatctgcagaatgggaatGGTTGCCTTCTAAGATACAGTGAAATTGTTCATACAACAAAACCGGTATTGAGCATACAGATCTCCTTGCTTTCTTAGGAGAATCTCAAGGGTGAGAAACAGAATTAGGTCCTTTGCTGAGActggggtgtgggcagggctccTCCCTCAGTGTGAGTCCCAGTGTGCCCCCAGATGAGGCAAAGTTTATGAAGTTCATGTGGGCCAAGGCAATGATTGCAATGTTTAATTTAATGGTTACACAATCCTGTTTGCCCGTAGTgcctacttttttgttttctttaaggtcACAGTTAATAAGTATTATATGTAATtaggtgttatttttaaagtattgaggAAAAAAGACCTGTGATGCTGGGATATATTTCTAAACTAGCAGTAGACGTGATATGTCTTGTCCTTGATATTGATACTCCTCAAGgttcattttagaaatacaaGCTAACAGGGAGGAAATTAACAGCCTTGTTGAAGAGAAAACGTTAAAGGAAACctcacttatattttttatttcattttattttttaaaaggctgtttttaagtaatgtctataccAAACGTGGGGTTCCAActaccaaccttgagatcaagagtcccatgctctaatgactgagcctcctaggcgCCCCACAGGAAACCTCTTTCCAAATAGAAACCTTACCccatggggtgccttggtggctcagtcagttgagcgtccaactcttgattttggctcaggtattgGTCTCATGACTTGTGAGATCGTGCTGTGCCTCGGAATCTGTGATGttagtaaggagcctgcttgggattctctctctcccccttctatctgccctcccctgctcatgttctctctccaaataaataaacttaaaggaaaaaaacaaaaccgtgCCTTTGCTTTGCAGGGCCTATCAGTTCTCATTTCTGTCAGCCTAAAAACCCCTGgtgaagactgaaaaataatCATGAGAGGAGGGAGTCTGAACAATCTGGATGCTTCtgtgaggggtgggaggtggtgggcaTTCACGGAGGCCCCTAGGGAGCCAGGCTGGGTGTGTGGCAGTAAGAAGCTCCCCTCAAGGCCCTAAGTGTCAGGTCCCAGTCCGGGGACGCCTATGGAGGGCAATTTGCACCACCCTTGTTTTCAGCCTGTTCACCTGTATTAGTTCCTTTACCTTTCATGGAAATCCTAAGACTTCCCCCGAATTGTACACTTGAGGAGATTGACATAGAGCAACATGCAGGATTTTGCTCAAGGTCAACCCgtaggtggcagagccaggatcttTTCGTTTCCAGatgtttgttttgaaagcttTCAAAGAGAGAAGTGGAAAGAATAGGACTGTGGACACCCATGTATCCTCCAAACTAGCCTCAGTAGTGATGAGTATGTTACTATCCTTCACCTTCTGTAGAGATTTTGCTGGACCGTGTTAATGTTACAGACTTGACCATTTCTCCTTACGTGAATAGCGCATTCACCTTGAGATTTGACAGTAATTCTTTCATATCCATTGATACCAATCCTTATTCACTTTTCCTCCTTGTCTCAGGTTGTCTTATGGATGCACCTCTAGTGCCCACTCCCATTTCACACCTTgcaattgtgttttttttccccaatgagtCTGCTATTTAAAGAGACCACAACGATGTCtattttgtagtagaggctgataAAGTATGCTAGTTAGGGAAATCTAGCCCTATTCATGGGTTTATATATTGTCTCTGGTGACTTTCAAGCTACAAAAACAGATTTGATTAGAGACCACTGGCTTGCAAAGGCAAAAATATTCACTATGTTGCTCTTTCACTAATGTTTACCAACACCTGAGTTAAACTGTCCCTTCTCTTGACCTAACTTAGGGTCTGTTAGACTTTGGGGCTGGTTGGCAAGAAACAATCTGCACACATGGACATTTACTTATAGTTGTTTATTCATCTATGATATTCATTCATTGTTGGTTGGCATTAATTCCACTTTTTCTTCTCATATAtcacagaagaaatcacaaaagactTCCCAGAATTAGTAGCCAATTCAATATAAGTCCTCAATATGGACAGtgattcttcctcctcctccttttcctcctccttcttcttctacttcttctgATATGAACATTGTTAACAGTGTAGTCCTTTTGTTCATATCATGGAAGTATCATAACGGGACCCATGGAGGGAACTGAGAGGGGGGGTCCCCATTGTTCAACTTTATTCTCCATTACAAACTCCCCGTGAGGCCCCTTAGCATCTGAGGGCAAAAGGGCCAAGTAGATGGGGGTCTCTGCTCCTTCTTCTGGGCTTTTAATGGCTGTAGGTCCACCCATGTCTGTTCTCACCCACCTAGGGCAGCAGGCATTCAGAAGGAtcctgtctcccctcctctgctcactcagtTTCCTGGCATGGATTCTGGACAGGACAGTGATACCCATCTTTGACACTCCATATGTGAGTACTTTCATATCAGGGCAGCCTTCCTTCCTGTGTACCCCGCTCTTTGTGTCTTCCACAAACTTGTTCATGAGCCCCACCAGCTCCTCCTCTGTGATAGTCTCACTTCTGAACTTCTGCTGAAGTTCTGAGCTGCAGTTGTTAAGAACTATGAAGCTCGTTATACTAGACACAGTGACCACTCTGCCTAAAATACAACACAAATGGTCATGTAGAATCGCATGTGTAAGAATGATGAATACCAAAATCCCTTAGATTTGCCCATTTGGGAGACAGTTACCAGTTTGCTAGGAGTGTGAATGTAGTCTTCCTATATAAATGAAGGACAAAATCCAATATTGAACCTTGCAAGACTCATAATGTCTCAGAGGACGTCAGAGAAATGATCTAATGGGGTGTGCAGTGCCCAGATGtcccataaagaaaagaaagtgacttATACAGGAACGTGCTATCAGAAGGTAAGTCGGTGCTCACTGCAATCATGAGTAGAGAGCCACTTTTCTTCACAGATCCCCTTTGGAACCATCTTAACATCTTATGGTCCCATGGGCAGTGCTCTATGAACAAGTGTCTATTAACCAACAAACAACTGATCATTTTAGTGATGACCTTTTGAAGAAGAACAGACTGCATGTGTTTTGTGGGCTGTCCCTCTGATATAACCAGGTAAAAACAAATCACCTCAGTGGGCTAAGGTGTGTGGTATTTTCTCTATGTTGGGATTTCATCAACTTGGGAGCAGTGAGAAAACACCAGGCAATATAGTTATGGGAAGGGGCAATGGAGCAGTCACATGTTAAAAAGATagtataaaaagaaatgctacaacatggatgaatcttgataACATTACCCAAAAGAAAGtggccagtcacaaaagactactCATTATATGATTCTCTATGTATGGGATGTCCAGAGAAGTAGATGATCAGACAGATAATAGATTAGAGGTGCTTCAGGCAGTGGGATTGTGGGAAAAGAGGGCTGGTGCTAAGGGCACAGGTTCTCCTTGGGGTGATGACAGTATGCTAATCTTAAAGCAGTGATTGTTCCACAAGTCTGTCCATATACTAAATTCCACTGAATTGCATACCTGAAACGGGTAAAGTGTATgatatgtgaattgtatctcagtaaagTGGTTAAAAGTGTAAAGCAATCTCACAGTTCTCactaattctttttcaaaaatatagttATTATTCATAAAAGTGAACTTAAATTGACATGTATAAATAGTTTACTATTTTTCCATCTACATGAGTATCTTTAGCCTAATAGAAAAATTATGAGAATTTACGAACAATAAGAACTTCAATAAATTAGGAAACTATccctattttatgtaaatatccgGGAAAGACAGTCATGGTCATTTAACTCTGAGCTCCATCCCACTAAGGAATGTCAGTGCCATACAAGTTCAGTGTAAGAGATAATGCATGACCCTGTGATTCTCATTGGTGGTGTTTAgagataattaaaatgaattgcaGAAACTGTCTTATTAATGTAACAGGTTTCTAAGATGAATACCTTTGAGAAAGGAGTCAGTTACTCCATACTTCCTTCCATCTACAACATACTAAGCTAAGATTAATGGAacttaggggcagctgggtgactcagtcagttaaatgtctgacccttgatcttcgttcaggtcatgatcttgtggtttgtgagttcgagccccgcgttggctctatgctgacagctctctctctctctctctctctaaaaaataaatagacattaaacaatatttttagaaaagttagATGTTTTAGTAAGCAGCTCTCCGATTTTATTACTTCTCactagtttatttcattttcaaaaatcatttgccTCTTTCACAACAAAAGTAACATATATTAACGATTTGAAGTTTCAAAAACAGAAGTGTGTGAAATAAGACAGAAGTAGAGGAACCAACATTGGGTAACTGCTATAGTAGAAAGACTGCTGCATTTACTCCCCAGGGTGTGGAGCCAGTTTCTTAAGTACCTTTAGTATAGACAGTAAACGGAAAACTCTACTAACGTTCTGTAGGCTGTTTGTAATGACGTGATGACctcttttctattctctattttctatCTTAGAAAGTTGAGTATCAGCTGTGAAAATGCTTACCTGTAAGCGTGATGGGGAGTAAAAGGTTTTGTAGGTAAATTCCTGGTAGTAGATGCTGCAACCGAACCCTCTTCCTCAGGCCTGTCCCATGCACTGAGCACATCCCCAAGCGGGCAGGGTGGCTGTCAGGGGGCTTCTCCTAGAACTGGGAGAGATGGTAGATGCTTCTGGTCTGACAGCTCAGGACAGGAATCACATGAGAAGGAATGGGAAGCACTTGTGGAGTTTATACAGCAAAGACTCTGATCCAAACATCTTTGTCGTCAGCGTGGACTCATGGCTTTCAGGTGTCACTTCGGAATGCACGCAGCCTATATACTAAGAAGTGTATGGACCATCCCAGCGTCCTTGTGCTAAGGGTGTGTGAGTTCATGTCAGTGTGTGATATGTATGTGAATGGgagtgtgtgtgagacagagactGTATGTGTGACTATAAGTATGTGACACTGTGTGTGAGGTAGTGTGACAGTTGCCCTGTCACAGTCACTATGAAAAGCACATTACCCAGGTAAGAAAGGACTCTTGTGCTGGTGGGGCCGGGGTGTGTGTTGGGCTTACAGTTTATCCAGACCATTACTCTGTATGTGACCAGGGATCTATTGTTAGGAAATCTCTCACTATCTCCTACTCTCCAAACCTCACTGTCCTCAAGCAGAGCCACAGTGGTCTACACAACGCAGGGTATTTTAGACATCATCTCATTGGGGGTCACAAATTTCAAGTGCATTACTTGATTCTCAAGGCTATTCAGAGTCTGTAAGTTCAAGCTGGTTCTTGTGACCTTTGATGATTTCACATTCATCACATTCCCTGGAAGATTCATGTTTTCTAATATCAAGAGGACCAGTTGTTAAGTCTCTGGACTGATAGGGGGTTTTCACAAAACACCTCAGGGTTTTAAGTGTGCCTCCTGTGGTTTTCCCTGAGGTACCTGGGGCCCTGAGACAAGGACGACGAGGAAGATAGGCCCAATCAAGCAGAGtccttattttgtttctctcaaCTTACCAGGTAAGGCTTCATTTGGAGAGGGGGATCAAGGAAAAATGATTTGAGGACCTTGAGTAGTGGGAAGAACCACTAGTTTGGATGTCACATGACCTCAGTCTGCAACCAGCTGTGCTCGTGACTTTGCGATTCATTATTCCTCCATGTTATTAATGGGCACCATATATAAGATGCCCAGTACATCACATCCAGAATGCCCAGCCACCTATCCTTTCTAGAACCAATATGTcagagggtgtgtgtgagtgagttACGTTTACTATTGTAATTTTCCAAGCAAATTCCTCTAGTGGCGTTTCAGACTAAGGATATTGCAAAGCAGTACCTTTTCAAATGAAGGTTGAGAACACCTTTTTAAAGGTTTCCTTGATAAGTGCAGTGTTAACAAGACCGTATTTCCACCTAGTACTTTAAGCTAATATCTGATGAACAACAATGTTCAGATTTCCAGTTTGCTCAATTCCTTAGAGATGTTCATATCTTAATATCTTTTTGTTGGAGAGTTGGGATGGAGAAGGTTGGGGGCAAATCCATAGGGCAACTGTTAGGACCTGGTCAGTGATAATCAGGAGGTGGGCATGGTGACCTCATTTGTCATGGGGGGTGGATGGTGGGGTCTGTGACCAGGATTATATTGGGAAAGCACAAGTGTTATCTAGATGTGTGTTAGAGTTTTAGGTAgaggtgtggggcggggggaggttggagggctgggatttgaggagggaaaggaggacatcctgaggagagggagaagcaggaagagaacTATGTGTGTCTGGAACTCTGGCAATGTTCTAGGCAGGTGACAGAGTTTAGGGGGCCCTAACAAGTTTGGATAGGGAAGAGTCCACTAGCCTGAATAAGATcactcagagggagggagagggagaaggaagggtcCAGGAAAAAATCCCCAGGGAAGTGcacctgtgaggacacagagccAGAAAAAGGCCTCTGGGAGGAGAGTTTGGAATGAAGAtataaaggagaagaagaagccAGTTGTGAAAGGCCAGTGGGACAGAGGGCACTGCTGAGTGCTGGACACGTGTGTACAGAGTCCTGAGGGGAAGGGCACCTGTCCAGGTGGGGACACAGCAGAGAGGCCGGGGTggctgagcagggagagggagcagggcctGTAGATGCGGTCAGAGAGGCAGGGCCAGATCATTCCAGAAACAGTACCGCTGTAAGTCGTCACAGCTACTTTAGGGTTTCATTAGAGGCAGCAGTTCTGTGCACATGTCTCAGGAACCAAAGAAGTTTGTTTTCATCGTCACTTCTGCTTGAATATGTAAGGGTGTGTGATCATTAGCTGGtaggagagaaggagaacaggTTAATAAGAAGTAGCCATCTGAGAAGATTTCCCCAGTCACCTTAACATTTTTTGTTGTATGTGCAATCTGGTCAATTCTCAGTAATGTGTAGACAGGTGAACAGTTTGTCCCAACTTGTATTATCTGGCTGGTTGATGTTGTGTAGCTTTGTTATTTGGCGCCCATTGCAAGAAGCTAAGATAAGGGAGCACAATGGCATTTCTACATATGACTCTTTGGcattttttgtgtatttcaaaataagttaaaaattcaTAGAGATGCACAAAGTCCAACAGAGAGAATCTTTCAAAAGCCTGGGTAAAGTCCCTGAGAGTCTGCCCATGGCAATGCCAAGGTCCTCTGGCTGGAAAGGCTTGCAACTCCTGGAGGTTTCTGCTCTCCCTGCACGTCCAATCTGACCTTTTTCCCTAGGAAGGCCGTTCTAGAACCCCTCAGAGCTGTAGGCCCCACAGCAGCGCTTCAGACACCCACCCCAACCGCTTCTGGGTAGTCCCCTAAAAGAGGTTTCCTGGCCTAAGAGCTCCAATGTTCTTAACCTCGAAGATGATACCTTCGAAAATGATGCTCTAGTTGTTGACCAACATGTGAGGTCCCTGTACTCTTTCGGCAGGAAGTCATGCAGGGCGCCGATGCTCTGCAGGTCCTTGATGTCCAGCAGGTGGAAGCAGGGGCTCAGGCCCTTGGCCCGGAGCCGCCGCACAGCCGACTGTCCCCACGCCTCATCCAGCACTATGAACATCATGTTGCCCGAGAACTGCAGGCACAGGTTGTACGTGATGGAGAAGCCAATGCCTTGTTGGCCCTGGTCACCAGTGCCACACGGTGTCTAAACACATGGCTGTGTGGAGGGCTAGCGAGGTCCTGTGTGTGGAGCTGATGGTGCTGTGGGCCACACGGAGGGCTAGTGGTGAGGAGGCCTGGCCACAGTCAGAGATGCCAGTAGAACTGTGTTCTGGGACCCAGTGCTGTGATTCCTAGAGCCCAGGCACTGCCTCCGTTCCTCCATGAAAGCAGGGACCAGATGTTCCAGGAGGTTCCCTAATGCTATTCCAGATATGTCCTTCCTGGGGCTGCACTCTGAGCCCAACTAGGATTCTGTCCTCTTAGGATCCCTCCTCTGAGCCAAGCAGTGCTTTGAGAGTACTGATGTGCTTCCCAAAACAAAGGTTGTGGGTGATTGATTAAAAGGATGCTAAAGTTTCATAGCTTTTGAGGGAACAATTTTAGGAGAACCTCTataggagaaaaagagagcaattATCTTGGGAATAGGCctttcatctgcagaatgggaatGGTTGCCTTCTAAGATACAGTGAAATTGTTCATACAACAAAACCGGTATTGAGCATACAGATCTCCTTGCTTTCTTAGGAGAATCTCAAGGGTGAGAAACAGAATTAGGTCCTGTGCTGAGActggggtgtgggcagggctccTCCCTCAGTGTGAGTCCCAGTGTGCCCCCAGATGAGGCAAAGTTTATGAAGTTCATGTGGGCCAAGGCAATGATTGCAATGTTTAATTTAATGGTTACACAATCCTGTTTGCCTGTAGTgcctacttttttgttttctttaaggtcACAGTTAATAAGTATTATATGTAATTAggtgttaatttttaaagtattgaggAAAAAAGACCTGTGATGCTGGGATATATTTCTAAACTAGCAGTAGACGTGATATGTCTTGTCCTTGATATTGATACTCCTCAAGgttcattttagaaatacaaGCTAACAGGGAGGAAATTAACAGCCTTGTTGAAGAGAAAACGTTAAAGGAAACctcacttatattttttatttcattttattttttaaaaggctgtttttaagtaatgtctataccAAACGTGGGGTTCCAActaccaaccttgagatcaagagtcccatgctctaatgactgagcctcctaggcgCCCCACAGGAAACCTCTTTCCAAATAGAAACCTTACCccatggggtgccttggtggctcagtcagttgagcgtccaactcttgattttggctcaggtattgGTCTCATGACTTGTGAGATCGTGCTGTGCCTCGGAATCTGTGATGttagtaagg
Encoded here:
- the LOC123610603 gene encoding carbonyl reductase [NADPH] 1-like; the protein is MCSVHGTGLRKRVRLQHLLPGIYLQNLLLPITLTGRVVTVSSITSFIVLNNCSSELQQKFRSETITEEELVGLMNKFVEDTKSGVHRKEGCPDMKVLTYGVSKMGITVLSRIHARKLSEQRRGDRILLNACCPRWVRTDMGGPTAIKSPEEGAETPIYLALLPSDAKGPHGEFVMENKVEQWGPPLSVPSMGPVMILP